A genomic region of Papaver somniferum cultivar HN1 chromosome 7, ASM357369v1, whole genome shotgun sequence contains the following coding sequences:
- the LOC113295544 gene encoding uncharacterized protein LOC113295544, which yields MRVLFWNINGVARDASQCKLKELFREFKLDVFCLAEPKVHFSVAFGNRLQLEGFSSHVIHNATTNSIANLWVCYLDSIRTSILNRSKQAISIKVDGVRISFVHASYVQVTRRRLWHQLNLQDDSIPWLVMGDFNCILRLGEKKGGLEPRTSAINEFSDWLDDNNLFEADCLGTKFTWTNSQPKRDPFHIQKMWFLHDDFLRMVFESWNMPAHGSIDFIFTYKLKRLKGVIKEWNLMVFGNVHSRLKQDQLRFETAALCSDEDPNDVTKLNAMKDDMAKLSETRLQHNTMLKQKFYEEKFNGHETVIDASLFNYDHVSIYLEQSLAMDRIPTPEEIKQAVFDLGADSAPGPDGFSGCFYRHCWDIIQEDLIKVVTYCWSTGHIPNGVNSSLIILLPKERGANSLRNFRPISLSDFFFKIFTKILATRLGSVLGNLVSEEHVAFMKGRNIHENISLASEMVNELHIKRKDGNIGLKFDISQAFDTVSWSFVLEVFRRYGFSEQWCSWILNILNSARISILLNGSPEGYFKINRGLRQGDPLSPLIFVLIEDVLSRNITKLFMEKKMSHMVTRGGISSTHLFFADDIMIFCKGNLKSLHNLVDVLGKYQTASGQTVCRQKSKIYYGGGYLSRRAYLAEYLGMSVATFPNRYLGVQIIPGTVRYHHISGVVEKIKAQLSGWKGFLLSFHNRIVLVKSVTASYSIHNMAIYKWPRKLIFQCERAIRNFIWTGDSNLWWKILTSKKKWVGFLRARLFGRNGCIKANGLKSSILPGIRKVYKIVESNTNVLIGDGRDTFLYYDAWALNMCIVDILDDYTLERSVLVSDILHDGRWEIPVEHLQRMTAAGLDVSQLPAPLDGADSRIWMPELKGNFTVNSARELIRQKFSKFPGASLLWRKEVHPTLAAQNWKFLRSACATYDIIQSRFQIHLANRCSLCGVADETLDHILFQCTFAGRAWNWIADVFDLIPNANLVVSCKEAKGKSAMIRDLWLIANLVIRSELWTMRNKAVFLRQHPNWSIFFKRVLKLIQDYVVRLNNAEYVIILDYFRVNHRRVKFLQPTECFWEPPEENEIQLCCDGEARGNPGVAGAGVVARNASCLVLGAMSIGLGVTTNYLAELYGIIVGMEWAVRWEVRRICIRSDSFSVVEALKNNNIPWFARQRWVAVCRHYDTVRFIHTYREANFSADVMAKRGCLLNEEEGLHYDARPLFLTSVEYPNIVEHDTSHDHVHGVHDNNSNNPLYNAISETEVVLSPNKFGVLSDELGLTDEAINAEVFREEENLEEHDTPEQAASGVKGTKWGNLDVEKRQARRILKPKDSQDASSSTELESNSGYDSEVNALGIKVKKCCSPGISKNGTA from the exons ATGCGGGTTCTTTTTTGGAATATAAATGGAGTTGCACGTGATGCATCTCAATGTAAACTAAAGGAGTTATTTAGAGAATTCAAGCTAGATGTTTTTTGTCTTGCGGAACCTAAAGTGCACTTCTCAGTTGCCTTTGGCAATAGACTTCAACTTGAAGGTTTTTCTTCTCATGTTATTCATAATGCTACTACTAATAGTATAGCTAATCTTTGGGTTTGTTATTTAGATTCAATAAGGACTTCTATTCTAAATAGAAGCAAGCAGGCCATTTCTATTAAGGTTGATGGGGTAcgtatctcttttgttcatgctagttatgttCAAGTTACAAGGAGGAGACTATGGCATCAGCTCAATCTCCAGGATGATTCTATTCCTTGGCTTgttatgggtgattttaattgtattCTTAGACTTGGTGAGAAAAAGGGAGGTCTTGAACCAAGAACTTCGGCTATAAATGAGTTTTCAGATTGGTTAGATGACAATAATCTCTTTGAGGCTGACTGTTTGGGTACAAAATTCACTTGGACTAATAGTCA ACCAAAGAGAGATCCTTTTCatattcagaagatgtggtttttacaTGATGATTTTCTTCGTATGGTTTTTGAGAGCTGGAATATGCCGGCTCATGGTTCTATTGATTTCATATTTACTTATAAGCTCAAGAGATTAAAAGGGGTGATCAAGGAATGgaatcttatggtttttggtaatgTTCATTCTCGGTTGAAGCAAGATCAATTGAGGTTTGAAACTGCAGCTCTTTGTTCGGATGAAGATCCTAATGACGTTACCAAACTTAATGCTATGAAAGATGATATGGCTAAGCTTAGTGAGACTCGGCTTCAACACAACACTATGCTTAAGCAAAAG TTCTATGAAGAAAAATTTAACGGCCATGAGACGGTTATTGATGCTAGTTTATTTAATTATGATCATGTTAGTATTTATTTAGAGCAAAGTCTTGCCATGGACAGAATTCCTACTCCTGAAGAGATTAAACAAGCGGTTTTTGACCTTGGAGCTGATAGTGCACCGGGGCCTGATGGTTTTTCTGGTTGCTTTTATCGTCATTGTTGGGATATTATTCAAGAAGACTTGATCAAGGTTGTTACTTATTGTTGGAGTACTGGTCATATTCCAAATGGAGTTAACTCAAGTCTTATCATTCTTCTTCCTAAGGAAAGAGGAGCTAATTCTCTTCGTAACTTTAGACCCATTAGCCTTAgtgattttttctttaaaatttttactaagatcctTGCTACTAGACTTGGTAGTGTTTTGGGTAACCTTGTTTCTGAAGAACATGTAGCCTTTATGAAGGGTCGTAATATCCATGAAAACATCAGTTTGGCTTCTGAAATGGTTAATGAACTTCACATCAAGCGCAAAGATGGAAACATTGGCCTCAAATTTGATAtttctcaggcttttgatacggtgagtTGGTCTTTTGTGTTGGAAGTTTTTCGCCGTTATGGTTTCTCTGAACAATGGTGCTCTTGGATTCTTAATATTTTGAATTCTGCTAGAATCTCTATTCTTTTGAATGgcagtccggagggttatttcaaaattaatagaggtttACGTCAAGGAGACCCCCTTTCTCCTTTGATTTTTGTCTTAATTGAAGACGTTCTTAGCAGAAATATTACGAAGCTCTTTATGGAAAAAAAGATGTCTCATATGGTTACACGAGGTGGTATTTCCTCTACCcaccttttctttgctgatgatattatgattttttgcaagggaaatctcAAGAGCCTTCATAATCTTGTAGATGTGTTGGGTAAATATCAAACAGCTTCAGGCCAAACAGTTTGTAGACAAAAAAGCaagatttattatggtggtggttattTGAGTCGACGGGCTTATCTTGCTGAATACTTGGGTATGAGTGTTGCCACTTTTCCTAACCGgtatttgggagttcaaattatTCCAGGCACTGTTAGATATCACCATATTTCTGGAGTTGTTGAAAAAATTAAAGCACAACTTTCTGGTTGGAAAGGCTTTTTATTATCTTTTCATAACCGTATTGTGCTTGTTAAATCTGTTACTGCTAGTTACTCTATTCACAATATGGCTATTTACAAATGGCCTCGCAAACTTATTTTTCAATGTGAAAGAGCAATTAGGAATTTTATTTGGACTGGAGATTCTAAT CTTTGGTGGAAAATTCTCACTTCTAAGAAGAAATGGGTTGGATTTCTTCGTGCAAGACTTTTTGGTAGGAATGGTTGCATCAAAGCGAATGGTTTGAAGTCTTCTATTCTGCCGGGTATTAGAAAAGTGTACAAGATTGTTGAATCTAACACTAATGTTCTTATTGGAGATGGCAGAGATACTTTTCTTTATTATGATGCATGGGCTTTAAATATGTGTATTGTTGACATCCTTGATGACTACACCTTGGAGCGATCTGTTTTGGTTAGTGATATTTTGCATGATGGGCGCTGGGAAATACCGGTGGAGCATTTGCAACGTATGACAGCTGCTGGTCTTGACGTTTCGCAATTGCCTGCTCCTTTGGATGGTGCAGATTCCAGGATTTGGATGCCGGAACTCAAAGGGAATTTCACGGTTAATTCAGCTAGAGAATTAATTCGTCAGAAATTTAGCAAGTTTCCAGGTGCGTCTCTTTTATGGAGGAAGGAAGTCCACCCAACTTTAGCAGCTCAAAACTGGAAATTTCTGCGTAGTGCTTGCGCTACATATGACATTATCCAATCTAGGTTTCAAATTCATCTTGCCAACCGTTGCAGCTTGTGTGGTGTGGCGGATGAAACTCTTGATCATATTCTTTTCCAGTGCACTTTTGCTGGCCGTGCTTGGAACTGGATTGCTGATGTTTTTGATTTGATTCCTAATGCTAACCTTGTTGTGTCTTGCAAAGAAGCTAAGGGGAAGAGCGCTATGATTCGTGACCTGTGGCTTATTGCTAATCTCGTCATAAGATCAGAGCTGTGGACAATGCGTAATAAGGCTGTATTTCTACGTCAACATCCCAACTGGAGTATCTTCTTCAAGCGTGTGTTGAAATTGATTCAAGATTATGTTGTGCGGCTTAACAATGCTGAATATGTAATAATCCTTGATTATTTTCGTGTTAACCATAGAAGAGTTAAGTTTCTTCAACCTACTGAATGTTTTTGGGAACCTCCGGAAGAGAATGAGATCCAACTTTGTTGTGATGGGGAGGCGAGAGGGAATCCTGGCGTTGCTGGTGCTGGTGTGGTAGCAAGAAATGCGAGTTGTTTGGTTCTTGGAGCTATGTCTATTGGCCTGGGAGTTACTACAAATTATTTGGCTGAACTTTATGGTATTATTGTAGGTATGGAATGGGCTGTAAGATGGGAAGTTAGGCGGATTTGCATTCGGTCTGATTCTTTTAGTGTTGTTGAAGCTCTCAAGAATAACAATATACCATGGTTTGCTAGACAAAGGTGGGTGGCAGTTTGTAGACACTATGATACAGTAAGGTTTATTCATACCTATAGGGAGGCGAACTTCTCTGCTGATGTTATGGCAAAACGGGGATGTCTTCTTAATGAGGAGGAAGGATTACATTATGATGCAAGACCTCTTTTTTTAACTTCagttgaatatccaaat ATAGTAGAGCATGATACTTCACACGATCATGTGCATGGAGTACATGATAATAATTCAAACAATCCTCTATACAATGCTATTTCTGAGACTGAGGTGGTTCTTTCACCTAACAAATTTGGTGTTCTCAGTGATGAATTGGGATTAACTGATGAGGCTATTAATGCTGAGGTTTTTCGTGAGGAGGAGAATTTGGAAGAACATGACACACCGGAACAAGCTGCTTCTGGAGTTAAGGGTACTAAGTGGGGTAACTTGGATGTGGAAAAGCGTCAGGCTAGGAGAATTCTAAAACCCAAGGACTCTCAAGATGCGTCATCATCAACTGAATTGGAATCCAACTCTGGTTATGATTCTGAAGTTAATGCCTTAGGAATTAAGGTGAAGAAATGTTGTTCTCCAGGTATTTCCAAGAATGGTACTGCTTAG